Within the Gracilinema caldarium DSM 7334 genome, the region GTATCCCACAATCTGGTCCCGGTGTTCCCGGACCGCCTGGAGTAGTCTTCCTGCAATTCCGTCGATACTACGGCTTTCGACAGAAAGCCCCTCGGCAATATTCTGAAACAAAGCATCCAGTTTGTTGATAAGGTCTGTGTAGGTACGGTAGCTTGGGGCGTTATCTATAACCGATGGCAGAGAAATGAGGCTTATGGGAGCTTCCGGTGTTATGCTCTGGCTGTTAGCACTCGATGTAGCTTCTGGGCGGTCCTTTGGTGTTGATACATTTTCAGAAATTGTGACTCCTTCTGTTTGTACACTGTCAATGCCCCACTTTATAAGCCGGTCAATATCCTTTTTCTTTACCGGGATTCCCGCGGGGACAAAAAGGTTGTTATCCTGGATATATACCGGTTCAGTAAAAACTTGTCCTGGTCGCAATGCTGTAACTGCTATTTTTCTCACGATAGTTCCTCGTTTTTAATGATTGCAAATACTTTCGCTACAAGCTCCCAGCACCAGGGAGGAATATAGTCTCCAACAGACATTTGATCTGTTAACATAGCCGCCAGGTTGGCATCTTCAATTATAGCTATACCAGCTTTTTCAGCAAGTTCTATAATATGATCTGCGGTTTTTCCTTTTCCCGAAGCTATAATCCGGGGGGCATAATCTCTGTCGATGTATTGTAATGCACTCGCCCGTTTTATTTCCATATTATAGACCCTTTATGCTTGGATTTCAAAGCTGGTATACCCAGTCTCTCGAAATTCTGAAAAAGATTCCGATTTTTCAAAGCTGATACTTACAGTATCGGAAACAGATGTAAGAGCATTAACCAGCGTTTCGGAATTCTTGGGAGGAGGATAGACTCGTAGGTTAAGTGCCAATCCTCCAGCATCATTTTTAAGAGCCTGTACATACCATTGATGCTTTTGAGTGACCGCTTCTATAACAAGCTGTGGCACATCCACAATTCCCCCAGGTCTATCAATACAAAAAAGTCTCAGGGTACCCTGCAAAACAAATGAAGCTTCTGAAAATTGAAAGGGAATAACGAGATAATGTTGGTTATTACGATCTGTCAAACGGTTGAGAAAGTCTATGGCAGGATGGGTTCTACTGGCTTCGCTGAAATAGAGAGCTGTCTGGCCTGGGGTGAGTGGTAGTTCCTGATGTTGTTCTGATTCTGAAGGCTCTATTTCATGGTTTGTATCTTTTAGAGATGTTTTATATTGATGAACCGCTGGGCTCTTATGATTTGTCCCTTTTGCTTGTGTTTCACCTTTCGTATAGGTGGTGAATAATCGCGCTACTTGTCCTAAGGTTTCATCTGACAGCTTTAATCCTTTGGATAAAGCAAGGATCGTGCTGAAAAGACCTGCTTCCTGGTACTGTAAGGGAAGTTTAAGTACCTGCTTCATGTTCTGTTCAAGGGTTTCCTTCTTCAGGGGTAACTGGAAGGACAAGGCGTAACGAAGAGCTGATAGGTTCAGTTTCGTAGCTGCTATATGAAGTTTTTGGGCAAGTTCTTGAATCTCTAAGGTGTTTTGTGTTTTACAAAGTACATCATGCGCGAAATTAACCTGTGAACGGGTATGGTCCGTTGTTTTTAAAGGCTTTTCAGAAAAAAACGAATCTGATGGCAGAGACCGAAGGAGAGACGGCCTAGTACCATCAGATTTCTCGCTTTTCATAGGCCGTACACTTAGGCCTGGGCGCTTTCCTGGCCGGTTGCAGCCTCGTGGGGCTTCTTGGAAATAAGCTCCTTAATCTTGGCAGCCTTACCAATCTTGTCCCGAATGTAGTAGAGCTTAGCCCGGCGAACCTTACCAGGCCGCATAAGCTCAACCTTTACAACCCGGGGGGAGTGCAGGGGGAATACCCGTTCAACTCCAACTCCGTAGGAGTTTTTCCGTACGGTGAAGGTCTTCCCGATACGGGAATTCTTCATGGCGATAACCAGTCCCTCATAGGCCTGGATCCGTTCGGTTTTGCCTTCGACAATCTTGAAATGGACTTTTACGGTATCCCCTACCTTGAATTCATCCAGCTCGCTCTTCATCTGAGCAGCTTCGATAGCTTTAATTTCGTTCATCTGTATCCCCTTGACTGTGCAGAACCTGGTCCTGCAATTCAGCTATAAGTTTTCGTGTCTCAGCAGAAAAACAACCAGCTTTCAGCCCCTTTTCAATTAAATCGGGCCGGACGTTTAGGGTCTTTTCGATCCGTTTCTTTAAACGCCACTGACGTATCTGCTCGTGATGCCCCGAAAGCAACACCTCCGGGACCCGTACTGTATCATAAATCTCCGGTCTTGTATACTGGGGATACTCAAGAAGTCCATCGGAAAAACTCTCTTCTTCGAGGGATTCTGCAGAAATGACCCCATCTATAAGCCGGTAGGTTGCATCTATCAATACCAGGGCTGATACTTCCCCTGAGGAAAGGATGTAATCGCCAATGGAAATTTCGTCATCCACATAGGAATCGATAATCCGCTGGTCAATTCCTTCATATCGGCCGCAGAGGAGTATCAATTCATCCTCTGCAGCAAGTTCTCGGGCCAGGTCCTGATTAAAGAGCCTTCCCGAAGGGGAAAGGTAAATGACCCTTCTCCGTTTTTGTTGCAAGTGGGCGGGCTCGGAGCATGCAGTTCCAAAGTTTATAGCAGCTTGTTTTTTTACCGCTCCGGCTGATTCTAAAGCCCTGCCTATAGGCTCGGGAAGCATCAGCATCCCCGCTCCACCCCCATAGGGGGCATCATCGCATTTGTGATGTTTATCTGTGGCATAATCCCTGATATTGATGGATCTATATTGGATAACTCCACGTTTGATAGCCTTGGCCATTATGGAGGTATTAAAAAAGGTGTCCACAATTTCAGGGAACAGGGTAAGTACGGTGTACTTCACTCCAGAATCCACCCTTCTTTGAGCACCACCGTTCCGCCAGCAATATCAATTCTCTCGATAAACTCATTTCTGAAGGGGATAAACCGGTGCTCCCCTTGAGTTGTTGCAATTTCCATGAGCTGTCCGCCACCGCCCTCTACCACATCAGTAACGGTACCAACCACGGGACCGGACACTACATGCAGATGTACCGCCAGGCCCCGGAGGTCTTCGATATAATATTCATTCTCTGCGAGCGGCGCCGCATTAACTCGATGTACCAGGATTTCACCGCCCTGCAAAGCCTTTGCAGCTTCGGGGCTGTCATACCCTTTAAATTTAATGATAAATGAACTGGGAGCTTGTCCAGTAGCTTCAATGATCAGGGATTTTTCCTGGGTGCCAAGGCGGACCGTTACCTGCTTTAATTGTTCAAAGTGACTGCTGTCTCCTGACGGCAGGCGAACTTTGACATAGCCCTTTATCCCAAAGGGCTGTCCAATAATTCCGGTAATAAAACGATCGGTCACACCTGTAATCCGTCAGTCCAGTATTTCCAGAACAGTTCGCTTGCCGGTGGTGACTGTGGCGGCCTGCAGAATGGTTCGGATTGCCTTAGCAATTCGTCCCTGCTTGCCAATGACCTTACCGATATCTTCCGGAGCCACACGGAGTTCCAGAATGGTACTTTTTTCACCTTCAATCACATTCACCTGCACTGCGGAAGGATCATCAACAAGACTTTTCGCAATATATTCAACAAGATCCTTTTCCATAAATGCTCCTTTTCCCTATTAGAAGGTGAAGTTGCTGTTATTCAGGATCTTGCGAACCGTATCGGTTGGCTGCGCACCCTTGCTGAGCCAGGATTTTACTTTTTCTGCATCAAAAGAAACCTGGGAACCCTCAGCTGCAATGGGGTGATAGATTCCTACTTCATCGATGGTTTTGCCATCCCGGGGAGCTCGAGAATCCATAATAACAATCCGGTAGTAGGGCCGTTTCTTGGTTCCGAACTTCTTTAGTCGAATGCGTGCACTCAAAGGTATCCTCCTCAAATTCTTCCCATTGGGGAATGCCCGTTTCTGTACTTATGCGTCGGCGGGAATGCGGGCAAAACAAGCCCGTCGGCGCGGTTGCGCTGAATTGGGGGCGCGTAAGCCTTATATGTACAGGAAAATCGCCCTTTAGTCAACGGTCAGAGCCTCGGTTTACAGCGGGCACCTCTACAGGCCGCCGCACATAACGCCGGGGTGCTTTATTTAAAAGCCGCCGCGCTTACAGGCCGCCGCGCCCGCCCATCCCGCCCATTCTGCTCATCATCGCCTGGGCTGCCTTTGGATTCTTCCCCAATTTGGCCATTTTTTTCATCATGGTCCGCATCTTTTCGAATTTTTTAAGGAGCCGGGCGACCTCAGCGACTGATGTTCCCGATCCCCGAGCAATGCGGGCGCGGCGGGACGGCCCAATGATCAGGTAGTTTTCCCGTTCCTTTTTGGTCATGGAACAGATGATCGCTTCTTGGGTTTTCATGTCCGCCTTGTTAAGGTCCTCTTCCGAAATTTGACCTGCCATGCCGGGGAGCATTTCCAGCATGGACTGGAGGGAGCCCATTTTTTTTACCGCCCGGAGCTGGTCGAGCCAGTCCTGGAGGGTAAAGTCCTCGGAGAGCATCTTTTTCTGAAGGGCGGCGGCCTCTTCCTGGTTCACCACCTGCTGGGCCTTTTCTACGAGGCTTACAATATCCCCCATGCCGAGGATGCGGCTTGCAACCCGGTCCGGGTAAAAGGGTTCGAAGTCTTCGGGCTTTTCGCCAACACCGACAAATTTTAAGGGTTTGCCGGTGATGGTTTTCAGGGAAAGGGCGGCGCCGCCACGGGTATCGGAGTCGAACTTGGTAAGGATTACCCCGGTAAGGCCGATCTGTTCATCAAAAGCCTTGGCTATATCCACCGCAGACTGGCCGGTCATGGCATCGGCTACGAGGAGTAATTCATCGGGTTTCGCCGCATCCCGAAGCCGGACGAGTTCGGTCATCATTTCCTGGTCAATCTGGAGCCGGCCTGTGGTATCGACGATGATGGTGTCGTAGAGGTTTTTCCGGGCCGTTTCCAGGGCCCCCTTATAGACCTTAACCGGATCCTTAGCGCCCTCTTCTTTATATACGGGAACCCCAATCTGGGATCCTAATACAGAAAGCTGTTCTATAGCGGCGGGGCGGATGAGGTCGCAGGCAACGAGAAGGACCTTTCGGCCTTCCTTTTTAAGCCTCAAAGCCAGCTTGGCAGAACTCGTGGTTTTACCGGAACCCTGCAAACCAAGCATCAGGATCACCGACTGGGTGTCGGGGCCCTTCAGGTTCAGGTCCTGTTTCGCATCCCCTAAAAAGGCGACCAGTTTATCATGGACAATCTTGATGAACTGCTGGCCCGGGTCTACGGAACGGAGTACCCGTTCACCCTTGGCTTCTTCTATGGTGGAGTTGACAAAGCGCCGAACCACCCGGAGGTTTACATCGGCCTCGAGGAGGGCCATTTTAATGGCTTCTACGGCGTCTTCTATGTTTTTTTCGGTGATGGTAGCCTTGCCGTTGATGGTGCGCAGGGCATCCTGAATTTTTCCGGTCAGTTTCTCAAGCATACTGTTATCCCAGGTCCTTTATAAAGGCATGTAAGAATTCTAGAGGGGTTATTTCCCGGTTCAAAATCCGGTAAAGCCCCAAGGATATGGGCATTTTCAGGTTGTGCTGTTCTGCGAGCATTTTCACATATTTAGCCGCAACCACCCCTTCGGGCAGGTAGCCCACTTCACTGATGCGGGTAATGAGGTCATCCAGACTGCTGTAGGGCTTCAGGATATCCTTTTCGATGATTTCCCGGCCGAAGCGGCGGTTTCTGCCGAATATGGACCGGCAGGTTACATCCAGGTCGCCGACGCCGGAAATGGAGGTAAAGGTTTCTGGATGAGTTGCTCCCATGGCCCGGCCCAGGGTCTGGATTTCATTGAGCCCCGCCGCAAGCAGGAGGGACTCGGTCCCGTCGCCGAAAATGTCTTCCATGCCCCGTTCCGCGGCGCTGGTTTTAAGGGCGTCCAGCATACCAAAGGCGATGGCGATGACGTTTTTCGAGGCCGCCGCTACCTGCACACCCCGGACATCAAAGGAAGAGAAGACGAGAAGCCGGTTGGTTTTTAAGAGGTCCCGGAAATGGATCGACTGTTTCGCGCTTTCACTGGCGGCGATGAGCCCCGTGATTTTGCCCCGGGATACTTCTTCTGCATGGCTGGGGCCGGCAATATACACTAAGGATTGGCGGTAAAAGCCGGGAAGGTAGTCTTCCAGGGTTTCGAGAATGAGCCGGGGGCCCTTGGCGGTCGGAATGAAGCCCTTGGTAATGACTCCGATGGCGGTTTCGCCTTCCCGAATGGAGGGAACAGACAGAATTTTTTTAACCGAATCCAAAAGGTATAGGGATGGGCTGGCGAGAATGAGAAATTCCTTGCCGTCGGCGGTTTCTGCAGAGTCCGTGTAGGCCCGAAGATTTTCAGGCAGTACCACATCGGGTAAATAGCGGGAATTAATGTGGCGGAGGTTGATATCCTCAGCGGTCTCCTTTTCGTGACTCCAAATATCAACATCAATACCCTTTTCTGCAATAACCTTGGCAACCGCGGTTCCCCAGGCGCCGGCGCCGAGAACTCCTACTTTCGCGCTCATTTCGTTTCTTCCTCCAGAGTGTGAATCAGTGTTTCCAGTTCGGTGACCCGTTCGGCGATAAGATTGATGCCATTTTGCCAGAATTCGGGGCCTTCCAGGTTAAAGCCCGCGGCCCGGCCTACATCTTCTGCACTGGCCCGGCCGGTGAGTCTCAGAATTTCCTTGTAGGTTCCTGCAAAGGAGCTTCCCTGTTCCCGGGCGCGGGAATAGAGGCCCAGTGCAAAGAGCTGACCAAAGGCGTAGGGGAAATTATAGAAGGCTAAACCGGTGCTGTAATAATGGCTTTTTACAGCCCACATGTAGGGATGCAGAAGCTCGGCATCGAGACCATCCCCATAGGTAGCAAGCTGGGCTTCTTTCATCAATCTGCAGAATTCTTCCGGCGAAAGTTCGCCCTGTTCCCGTCGTTCAAAGACGGCCCGTTCAAAGTAGAACCGGGACAGAATGTCTACGATAATTTGGCAGGCATCCTTTAGACTGCCTTCTATCAGGCTGAGCCGTTCCTGGTTCGAAGATGTTTTTAAGGCCCCTTCCAGAATGATGGTTTCTGCAAAGGTGCTGGCAGTTTCTGCCAGGGTCATGGGATAGGCGGTGAGGGTGCTGGGCAGGTCCTTAATAACTTCGTGATGCCAGGCGTGGCCTAATTCATGGGCTACGGTGGTTACCGAATCGAAGGAACCTTCGAAGTTGCAGAGTATCCGGGATTCCTTTGCCAGGGGGAAATCGGTACAGTAGGCACCGCCGACTTTTCCTTCCCGACCTTCGGCGTCTATCCATGAAAAAGTAAAGGCGTGGCGGGCAAAATTACCCATGGCAGGGTCAAAGGCGGAGAATTTGTCTATTATAAAGTCCCGGCTTTCTTCCCAAGTCCATTTCCGGCTTGCGGTCCCTACCGGGGCAAAGAGGTCGTAAAAGGCGCATTTTTCTATGCGGAGGATGCGGGCTTTTGCTTTCAGGTACCGGCGGAAGAGGGGCAGGGATTGCTCCATAACGGAAATGAGGGCATCCAAAGTTTTCCGGCTGATCCGCGACTGGTAGGCGGCCTTATCCAGGGCGGACTGCCAGCCCCGGCGCTTGTCCACCGTAATGGCAAAACCCTTAACCCCATTGAGGGAGGCGGCCAGGGGAATTTCCATGGACGCCCAGGCAGAGAGCTCTGCCTTATAGGCCCGTTCCCGGATGGACCGGTCGGGATCGTGGGCCAGGTCCCGCAGGGCGATGACGGTTTTCTTTTCGCCGGTGGCCGGATCCCATACCGCACTTACCGTCGAAGAAATGGCTTCCTGAAGCCGGCTCCAGGCATCGCCGCCGCTCCGGGCCAGGTCGTTGGCGAGGTCTTCCAGTTCCGGGGACATCTGGTACTTGGCCCGCTTCAGGGCATCGGTAAGGAAGAAGCGGTATTCGGCCAGGTTCGGATCAGTGGCTATCAGGTTCTGCACCAGCTCTGCCTGTTCGGCAAGGCGGGATCGCAGGATTACCGCCGCCTTTCCCAGGGGAAGGGCGAGGGCTTCCAGGGCATTAATTTCATTCAAGGCCCGGGAATTGCGGGTGTCGGTGGTATACACCGCTGAGGCATAGGCTTCCAGGTTTTCTGCCAGGTCAGCGGTATCTTCGTAGCTGTGGATCCAGCTTAGGATGAGATGCCCTGCCTGGGTCTTGTCCTGGGGCCAGGGCTGTTCAAGCTGGGTGAGCAGTTTGTTTGCATGCTCTGCCAAAAGTTCCTTGTCCCGGATATATTCTGGGGCATCAAAAGATGTGTACACGCTGGCCAAATTCCAGCGGGGAAGTTTAGAACCAGCGCTCATTGCCATCCTCCCAATCGATAAGTTCCTGTTCTTTAAAGAATAGGTTGATTTCCCGTTCTGCACTGGCCGGGGAGTCTGAAGCATGAACAATATTCAGCCTGGTTTGATAGGCAAAGTCACCCCGGATGGTGCCGGGCTGAGCATTGGTTACGTCCGTTGGTCCCACAAGGCGCCGCACCGTGGCGATGACTCCATCACCCTGCAGTACCATGGCTACCACGGGGCCTGAGAGGGTATAGGAGACCAATTTTTCGTAAAATTCCTTACCCACATGTTCCTTGTAGTGGGCTTCCACCAGACTGCGGTCCATTTGCATGAGTTTTAATCCAACAATTTTAAGTCCCTTCCGTTCAAAGCGGGAGAGCACTTCTCCAACAATACGGCGCTGTAATACGCCGGGTTTCAGCATGGCAAAGGTGCGTTCCATAATGGTTGTACTATATCAATAATGAGCGGCCTCGGCTACTCTTTGTAGGATACGGAATAGAGACAGAGCCCTTTTGCTGGGGCTGGTTCCGGGGCGAGGGAACGATTTTTTGCTTCCAGGAGGGCGGCCACGCCGGTGGGGGACATAGTGCCGAGGCCGGCCTGGACCAGCACCATGGTCATGATACGGACCTGGTTCCAGAGAAAGCTGTCGGCGGTGTAGTAGATATGTAGCTCAGGGACTGCCCATTCAAAATGGATATCAGTTATGGTTCTCACCCGGTTCGACTTTGATTTATCCGCGGTGAAGCTTGTAAAGTCATGGGTTCCCTGTAACAAGGCGGCGGCCTGTTTCATGGTCTCCAGGTTCAGCTTTTCCGGGATGTTCCAGGTATAGGCCGCTCTGAAGGGATTTCCCACTGGGCCGCAGATGATGCTGTAGCGGTAGGTGCGGCTTGTGGCATGGTAGCGGGCATGGAACCGGTCCGGGGCAGGGGTTATGGACTTAATGGCTATGTCAGAGGGAAGCTCGGTGTTGACCGCCGAGAGCAGGGCCTCCAGGGAGACTGATGCGGGCAGTATGGCGCTTGCGGCTTGTCCTTCCGCATGAACCCCCGCATCGGTGCGGCCGGCTCCGGCAAGCTGCAGGTCTGCCTCGGTGTACGTACCGGGGTGTATTGCCCCGCCTGAAGCACGGGGGAGGGCGGTGATGAGGGTCTGCTCCAGCACTCCCTGGACGGTCCGGCCGTTGCCTTTTTGCCAGCCCTTAAAGCGGGTTCCATCGTAAGCTACGATGAGCTTCACCCATCGGCGGGACGCAGGCTTGCGGGAATTCATTACAGGTCGATGCCGATGGCCTTGCGAAGTCGGGCTATTGTTTTGCTTGCAATAGCCCGGGCTTTTTCAGCGCCTTCTTGTAGGGTCTTGTTCAAACCTGCGGGATCGGCGATAAGGGCTTCGAAGCGTTCGCGCATGGGGGCTAGTTCCCGGTTGACCACCTGGAAGAGGGCCTCCTTGGCCTCTCCCCAGCCCATGCCCCCTGCCCGGTATCGTTGTGCCAGGGCATCCTGTTCTTCCTTGGTAGCAAAAAGTTTATAGAGGGCAAATATCTGACAGGTGTCGGGATTTTTCGGTTCTTCTACGGTCTGGGAATTGGTTACGATCCGCATGATGAGCTTGCGGAGCTGTTTTTCCGGTGCGAAGAGGGGAATGGTATTGTTGTAGCTTTTACTCATCTTTCGGCCATCTAAGCCGGGGATAACTGCCACCGATTCCTGTATAAGGGCCTGGGGAATGACGAGGAGATCCTTTTTATAGTTAAAGTTGATGGCCTGAGCGATGTCCTGGGCCATTTCGACATGCTGAACCTGATCTTTTCCCACGGGGACCACATCGGTGTCGAACAGCAATATATCCGCCGCCATGAGCACCGGGTAGGTGTAGAGCCCCATATTGATGCCCGCATCGGGGTCTTCTCCCTTTTCATTATTCGCCTGGACAGCG harbors:
- the ffh gene encoding signal recognition particle protein; its protein translation is MLEKLTGKIQDALRTINGKATITEKNIEDAVEAIKMALLEADVNLRVVRRFVNSTIEEAKGERVLRSVDPGQQFIKIVHDKLVAFLGDAKQDLNLKGPDTQSVILMLGLQGSGKTTSSAKLALRLKKEGRKVLLVACDLIRPAAIEQLSVLGSQIGVPVYKEEGAKDPVKVYKGALETARKNLYDTIIVDTTGRLQIDQEMMTELVRLRDAAKPDELLLVADAMTGQSAVDIAKAFDEQIGLTGVILTKFDSDTRGGAALSLKTITGKPLKFVGVGEKPEDFEPFYPDRVASRILGMGDIVSLVEKAQQVVNQEEAAALQKKMLSEDFTLQDWLDQLRAVKKMGSLQSMLEMLPGMAGQISEEDLNKADMKTQEAIICSMTKKERENYLIIGPSRRARIARGSGTSVAEVARLLKKFEKMRTMMKKMAKLGKNPKAAQAMMSRMGGMGGRGGL
- the rpsP gene encoding 30S ribosomal protein S16; this translates as MSARIRLKKFGTKKRPYYRIVIMDSRAPRDGKTIDEVGIYHPIAAEGSQVSFDAEKVKSWLSKGAQPTDTVRKILNNSNFTF
- the truA gene encoding tRNA pseudouridine(38-40) synthase TruA; amino-acid sequence: MNSRKPASRRWVKLIVAYDGTRFKGWQKGNGRTVQGVLEQTLITALPRASGGAIHPGTYTEADLQLAGAGRTDAGVHAEGQAASAILPASVSLEALLSAVNTELPSDIAIKSITPAPDRFHARYHATSRTYRYSIICGPVGNPFRAAYTWNIPEKLNLETMKQAAALLQGTHDFTSFTADKSKSNRVRTITDIHFEWAVPELHIYYTADSFLWNQVRIMTMVLVQAGLGTMSPTGVAALLEAKNRSLAPEPAPAKGLCLYSVSYKE
- a CDS encoding KH domain-containing protein — translated: MEKDLVEYIAKSLVDDPSAVQVNVIEGEKSTILELRVAPEDIGKVIGKQGRIAKAIRTILQAATVTTGKRTVLEILD
- the rplS gene encoding 50S ribosomal protein L19; this encodes MNEIKAIEAAQMKSELDEFKVGDTVKVHFKIVEGKTERIQAYEGLVIAMKNSRIGKTFTVRKNSYGVGVERVFPLHSPRVVKVELMRPGKVRRAKLYYIRDKIGKAAKIKELISKKPHEAATGQESAQA
- a CDS encoding tryptophan--tRNA ligase, with protein sequence MMRKISLTGIKPTGSLHIGNYFGAIKPALELAKDYDARYFIADYHALNSVKDSKELATYIREVAAGWLAAGLDPEKVVFYRQSSVPETFELSTILMAFTAKGLMNRAHAYKAAVQANNEKGEDPDAGINMGLYTYPVLMAADILLFDTDVVPVGKDQVQHVEMAQDIAQAINFNYKKDLLVIPQALIQESVAVIPGLDGRKMSKSYNNTIPLFAPEKQLRKLIMRIVTNSQTVEEPKNPDTCQIFALYKLFATKEEQDALAQRYRAGGMGWGEAKEALFQVVNRELAPMRERFEALIADPAGLNKTLQEGAEKARAIASKTIARLRKAIGIDL
- the rimM gene encoding ribosome maturation factor RimM (Essential for efficient processing of 16S rRNA), whose product is MTDRFITGIIGQPFGIKGYVKVRLPSGDSSHFEQLKQVTVRLGTQEKSLIIEATGQAPSSFIIKFKGYDSPEAAKALQGGEILVHRVNAAPLAENEYYIEDLRGLAVHLHVVSGPVVGTVTDVVEGGGGQLMEIATTQGEHRFIPFRNEFIERIDIAGGTVVLKEGWILE
- a CDS encoding M3 family oligoendopeptidase, producing the protein MSAGSKLPRWNLASVYTSFDAPEYIRDKELLAEHANKLLTQLEQPWPQDKTQAGHLILSWIHSYEDTADLAENLEAYASAVYTTDTRNSRALNEINALEALALPLGKAAVILRSRLAEQAELVQNLIATDPNLAEYRFFLTDALKRAKYQMSPELEDLANDLARSGGDAWSRLQEAISSTVSAVWDPATGEKKTVIALRDLAHDPDRSIRERAYKAELSAWASMEIPLAASLNGVKGFAITVDKRRGWQSALDKAAYQSRISRKTLDALISVMEQSLPLFRRYLKAKARILRIEKCAFYDLFAPVGTASRKWTWEESRDFIIDKFSAFDPAMGNFARHAFTFSWIDAEGREGKVGGAYCTDFPLAKESRILCNFEGSFDSVTTVAHELGHAWHHEVIKDLPSTLTAYPMTLAETASTFAETIILEGALKTSSNQERLSLIEGSLKDACQIIVDILSRFYFERAVFERREQGELSPEEFCRLMKEAQLATYGDGLDAELLHPYMWAVKSHYYSTGLAFYNFPYAFGQLFALGLYSRAREQGSSFAGTYKEILRLTGRASAEDVGRAAGFNLEGPEFWQNGINLIAERVTELETLIHTLEEETK
- the trmD gene encoding tRNA (guanosine(37)-N1)-methyltransferase TrmD, producing the protein MKYTVLTLFPEIVDTFFNTSIMAKAIKRGVIQYRSINIRDYATDKHHKCDDAPYGGGAGMLMLPEPIGRALESAGAVKKQAAINFGTACSEPAHLQQKRRRVIYLSPSGRLFNQDLARELAAEDELILLCGRYEGIDQRIIDSYVDDEISIGDYILSSGEVSALVLIDATYRLIDGVISAESLEEESFSDGLLEYPQYTRPEIYDTVRVPEVLLSGHHEQIRQWRLKKRIEKTLNVRPDLIEKGLKAGCFSAETRKLIAELQDQVLHSQGDTDERN
- a CDS encoding EscU/YscU/HrcU family type III secretion system export apparatus switch protein, with the translated sequence MEIKRASALQYIDRDYAPRIIASGKGKTADHIIELAEKAGIAIIEDANLAAMLTDQMSVGDYIPPWCWELVAKVFAIIKNEELS
- a CDS encoding NAD(P)H-dependent glycerol-3-phosphate dehydrogenase, which encodes MSAKVGVLGAGAWGTAVAKVIAEKGIDVDIWSHEKETAEDINLRHINSRYLPDVVLPENLRAYTDSAETADGKEFLILASPSLYLLDSVKKILSVPSIREGETAIGVITKGFIPTAKGPRLILETLEDYLPGFYRQSLVYIAGPSHAEEVSRGKITGLIAASESAKQSIHFRDLLKTNRLLVFSSFDVRGVQVAAASKNVIAIAFGMLDALKTSAAERGMEDIFGDGTESLLLAAGLNEIQTLGRAMGATHPETFTSISGVGDLDVTCRSIFGRNRRFGREIIEKDILKPYSSLDDLITRISEVGYLPEGVVAAKYVKMLAEQHNLKMPISLGLYRILNREITPLEFLHAFIKDLG
- the ndk gene encoding nucleoside-diphosphate kinase, with translation MERTFAMLKPGVLQRRIVGEVLSRFERKGLKIVGLKLMQMDRSLVEAHYKEHVGKEFYEKLVSYTLSGPVVAMVLQGDGVIATVRRLVGPTDVTNAQPGTIRGDFAYQTRLNIVHASDSPASAEREINLFFKEQELIDWEDGNERWF